DNA sequence from the Desulfitibacter sp. BRH_c19 genome:
CTTGTACTTTTCATATATAGCAGCTTCATCTAATCCTGCTTTTATAAAATTCTTTACACCTTCTTGATATTTATATTTTTCAAGAAAAAGCTAGTTTTGCATCAGTGGTGGACTCAAGTTTTTTGTATAAAGGGGGATATATCTTAACTCGCCCTTTACTCTGGTACTTTCCATTAATGATAGCTTACTTACAGGTATTATGATATTATCCATCTTAATTTGCTGCTGCATTTTTTTTAAATCTTCCATAAGTACTACTTGTCTAGCTATGGTAACATGGGGAACAAAGTTTCTTTCTTCCTTTGTATAACCCTTACGTTCTAGTGACTGCTCTAACTGTGAGTATAATCTACCTAGTGTTTCATTTTGATTGATTCCAACCCAGATTATCATTTTACTTCCTCTAGCAAAACATCCTACTTTGTTCATGGTTAATTGAAAGCAGTTATGTTTTAAAGCTATTTCATCAATGACTTCTTTCAGTTTATCCAACTCATGGTCTTTAATCTCTCCAATAAATCGAAGGGTCAAATGGTAATTATCTTTTTTAGTAAAATTTCCTGTTTTGCTTTGTTCTCTTAGTACCAGGTGAATTTGATCCAGATATTCTTTTATATCTTCCGGAAATTCTATTGCCAGAAAAACACGCATGAAAAATCCTCCTAAAGAAATTAGTAACGTCTGTATCAGCTATTATTCTATTATATTATTGTTGAATTATCTCCTGCTCCATATTCTAATTCTGGATAAAATACTCTTACTAAGAAAAAAGCTAAAAGTTAAAAAAATAACCCACGAGCTGTTTAAAAACAGCCATGGATCATTTATCTATCTTACTTATCATCTATCTGAATACTATATATTTCATCTCCCCAAATCTCCTTAAATGTGAAATCCCACGTATCCGTTTCATTGTCATACTCTATATTTTTAACAACAATTAAACCATCGTTATGACTTAGTTCAGATGTCAAAGCCTCATATAAAGCGTCTGCTTCAGTTAAATCCGCTTCAGCCGGTCTCTGGCTTGGAATTACTTCAATTTGGATTGCATCCGATTGAGCAGGATAAGAGTCTTCAACAATATCGAACCATACCTTCACCTTTTCACCCAATTCAATATCTTGAGGAACATTTGAAAACCATATAGCATCATAGTATTCAGAAACCCCACCAGTTGGACTAAAATCTTGTGCTTCCGGGTCAATTACAAGGATCCTCTCATTTTCTCTATTCATAACATATCCAATAATCCCCGGCTCATCATCCTTGGACGGGTCTTCGTCAACAGTTTGATTACATCCCATTACTGAGACAGCAAATAGCATAATTAAGATTGCAATAATAGATTTTTTCATAACAACAACCACCTCTTTTTTGTCTATAGATTATATAGACGTAAAAAGCCTTGATAAGGTTGCCTGTTTTTATTTGTTCATTCCTGTATAAATGAAAATAGCATCTCTTAAAAATACTGCGGTTCCAGGCTGTTTCTCGTCATAGTATGCCATGAATCTCGGATCATCAACATACATCTGAGCAACCCCTGCATGCGCCTCTTTTGTGTAACTACCCCAAAAAAAGCATAACCATTGACGATGTAGATCTGCCGCTTTTTGAGCTAATTCACCAGCAGGATCTCCAGTTTTAAAGGCTGCATGAAGGGTTTCAATTACCTCATTTTCAAGTTTTGTAACTTCCTCATATTGTTCTTGGGACATGTTCTTTACTTTTTGATTTGATTTGTCCACATTTTCGTTGCCATACTTTTCACGAATTTCTTTACCGTACATTTTTTCATTGTCATCAACTAGCTTTTTCTTAAAACCCTCAAATTTTTCTTTGTCAGTCATTGTAATTCTCCCTTCTTTAAACGCAATTGATTTATCAACATTTGAAATCAAAACATCCAATTGCTTTCTTTTCTCAAGAAGCTTTTCTCGATGTTGTCTTAGTGCCTTTGCTGCATCAAAGGCAGGTGAGGATAATATACCTTTAATCCCTTCGAGGCTCACCTCCATCTCTCTATAAAAGAGAATTTGCTGCAGCATAAGAACCTCGGCTTGACCATATATGCGATATCCAGATGAGTTTATTCTTGCCGGCTTAAGAATACCAATCTCATCATAATATCTTAATGTCCTAGCACTGATACCTGCAAGTTGAGCAAGTTTTTGTACTGTATATTCCATGCCTTCGCCTCCTGACAAGATTACTATACACCTTTACGCAACGTCAATGTCAATAGTATTTTGCCTATAATCTTTATATATTATGTCAAAGCAATTCCTAAGTAAAAGCCACTTTCAAAAAAATTTATACTTGAAAGTGGCTTTTACACCTAGAGCATTATTTTAGAAATATTGTTTGTAAATTCTACTGGATCTTCTATCGGTAGACCTTCAATAAGTAGTGCTTGATTATATAATAAATCTGTATATAATTTAAACTTATCTTTATTATTTTCATATGCTTCTTGCAATGATTTAAATACCTGATGGTTTATGTTAATTTCTAAAACTTTATCTGCTTTTATATTTGGGTTATCAGGCATAGAATTCAATATTTTTTCCATCTCTATTGTAACTTCACCATCATTTGACAAACATACAGGATGATTCTTTAATCTTGTTGATGCTCTAACAGTTTTAATTCTGTCTGCTAAAATATTTTTCATTTGATCAAACAGTTCTTTATTATCTTTATCATCCGTATCAGTAGTTTTGTTTTCTTCCTTTTCTATACCAAGATCACCGCTGGATACGGATTTAAATTCCTTATCTTTATATGTTCCCACCATTTTTATAGCAAATTCATCAACATCATCAGTAAAATAGAAAATTTCGTAACCTTTGTCCAATACTAATTCTGTTTGTGGTAGTTTCTCAATTCTCTCAATGGATTCTCCTGAAGCATAGTAAATATATTTCTGTTCTTCTGGCATTCTGGAAACATATTCATCTAAAGTTACCATATTTTTATCTTTTGATGAATAGAACATTAACAGATCTTGCAATAACTCTTTATTAGTACCAAAATCGCTGTATATTCCATACTTTAATTGTTTTCCAAAGGTTTTATAAAATTCTTCGTACTTTTCTCTTTCATTTTTTAATAAATTCTCTAGTTCATTTTTAACCTTAGATTTTATGTTTTTAGCAATAAGCTTCAACTGTCTATCATGCTGGAGCATTTCTCTAGAAATGTTAAGAGACAAGTCTTCTGAATCCACCATTCCTTTTATAAAGCTAAAATAATCAGGCAGCAGATCAGCACACTTATTCATGATCAAAACACCGTTTGAATACAACTCTAAACCTTTCTCGTATTCTTTTGTATAGAAATCAAATGGTATTTTTTCTGGTATAAATAAAATCGCTTTATAACTCACAGTACCTTCGGCACTAATGTGAATATGTTTTATTGGCTTGTCAAAACCATAATGCTTATCAGAATAAAAGCTATCATAATCTTCCTGGCTAAGCTCGTTCTTATTTTTCTTCCAGATAGGAACCATACTATTAATAACTTGTTCCTCAGTATAGTCCTCGTATTCCTCTTCACTACCTTCTTTAAGCTTGCTCTGAGTAATATCCATTTTTATAGGGTATCTAATAAAATCGGAATATTTTTTAATAATAGACTTTAATCTATACTCCTCTAAGAACTCATCAAAATTTTCATCTCCTGAATTCTCTTTGATTTTAAGAATGACATCTGTTCCAACCAAATCTTTTTCACATGGCTCAATAGTATAACCATCTGCCCCTTTCGATTCCCATTTATAAGCATCATTGCTACCAAATGCTTTACTTATAACAGTAACGACTTCAGATACCATAAATGCCGAATAAAATCCAATTCCAAATTGTCCAATAATATCATAACCGTCTTTTATTTCGTTTTCTTTTTTAAATGCTAATGATCCACTTTTTGCAATAACACCTAGATTATCTTCAAGTTCTTGTTTTGTCATCCCAGCACCAGTATCGGAAATCTTTAATACTCTATTCTTCTTATCATGTTCTAGTTTAATATAGTAGTTTTCTTTGTTGAATGTCAAAGAATCATCTGTCAATACCTTATAGTAAACCTTATCAATTGCATCACTCGAATTAGAAAGGAGTTCCCTTAAAAAAATCTCCTTATGCGTGTAAATTGAATTAATCATCAAATCTAACAATCGTTTGGATTCTGCTTGAAACTGTCTTATTGTCAAATCAAATCTCCTCCTTCTACAGTACTATGATTTTACTTTGATTTTTTTGGTACAATCCAGTAGGTTTAAAAATTTCTTTTGCCCAAATATATATTTTTTATATCAGAATGCAAGTTTTATGTCAATATTATTACTGTGTATTTTTTTCTTGACCCTTTTACGCTGGCCGGACATCAACCTTCACATCATAGAGTGTACTTGCCTCAGCCTGATCAGTTAAGCGTTGCGATGTCAAGACATTTACTAGATTTTCTTTACCAACATCCTTGCCCCATGACAACCCTTCTATAACTACTGCACCTCTGGGAATCTTTGGGGTGACTTTCAACCTAAAACTTACTTGCCCTCTTTCATTGGAAGCAATAACCTCTTGTTCATCAATAAAACCCTTATCCACAGCATCATCAGGATTCATTAATAAATAGGAACCTTTTTTCTTTTTAACCAAGGCTTCCAATTCGTTAAATGAAGAATTTAGTGAATATATACTGGGGCTGCTAATCAACCAATATGCTTCCTCACCACCATATGGTTCTAAATACCTAGGTAATTTTTCCACTTCCTTGGGGTTATAAAGCTCAATCTTTCCTGATGTAGTTTTAAAATTCATTTTGTAGTCTGCTTGTAAAGGCAATTCTATTGGCTTCCCTTCGTGTAAATCAGATAAATCCACATCTGTCAGCCAAGAACTTGGAGGATCCAACAATTGATCAATAAGTTCATCAGCGGAAAGGCTAAAATATGTCTCAGTAAGACCTAATCCCTTCGCCAATAGCTGAAATACCTCCCAGTTGGATTTGGCCTGACCTACTGGTGGAATTAGAGCCTGCGTGCGTTGAATACAGTAATGACCATAAGAACGATAAATGTCCGGATGTTCCAAAGAAGTAGTAGCCGGCAAAACTAGATCGGCATATAGTGCCGTATCTGTCATAAATCTCTCATGGACTATGGTAAATAAATCCTCCCTCTGCAAACCCTTGACAACCTTGCTTTGGTCAGGGGCAATTACTACAGGATTGGAATGATAAACATATAAGCTCATAACAGGAGGGTGATTAACCTCATTTAACACACTACCCAGCTTATTCATATTAATTATCCGTGTAGGTTTGCTTAAAAAATCCTCTCTAGTTATTCTATTGACTGGCAAAGCACTTCCAGTTGCTATCGAAGTTAATAGCCCTCCGCCAGGCTTAGCCCAGGCTCCTACCAATGCAGGTAGACAAGTTATGGTACGCACAGTCATGGCACCATTACCATAGCGTGAAAGTCCAGAGCCTACTACTATAAAAGGAGCCCTCGCTTCTCCATATTGTCTTGCCAATGACTCGAGCTCATTTACAGCAATCCCTGTGATAAGACTAACCCTTTCTAATGAATAATCAGAAAGCACCTGGTCCTTGAACTGATCAAAGCCTGAGACATATTGTTCAATAAAGTTCTTATCGATTAATCCTGCTTCAACCATGTATTGCATCATTCCTAGTGCCAGGGCACCATCACTACCAGACCTGGTTAATATAACCCTATCGGCAATCTTGGCTGTTGGAGTTTCATAAGTTTCTATCAAAAAAATCCTTGCCCCTCTTCGTTTTGCCTCTTTAAGCTCATGGGTTAA
Encoded proteins:
- a CDS encoding MerR family transcriptional regulator — translated: MEYTVQKLAQLAGISARTLRYYDEIGILKPARINSSGYRIYGQAEVLMLQQILFYREMEVSLEGIKGILSSPAFDAAKALRQHREKLLEKRKQLDVLISNVDKSIAFKEGRITMTDKEKFEGFKKKLVDDNEKMYGKEIREKYGNENVDKSNQKVKNMSQEQYEEVTKLENEVIETLHAAFKTGDPAGELAQKAADLHRQWLCFFWGSYTKEAHAGVAQMYVDDPRFMAYYDEKQPGTAVFLRDAIFIYTGMNK
- a CDS encoding molecular chaperone HtpG, whose translation is MINSIYTHKEIFLRELLSNSSDAIDKVYYKVLTDDSLTFNKENYYIKLEHDKKNRVLKISDTGAGMTKQELEDNLGVIAKSGSLAFKKENEIKDGYDIIGQFGIGFYSAFMVSEVVTVISKAFGSNDAYKWESKGADGYTIEPCEKDLVGTDVILKIKENSGDENFDEFLEEYRLKSIIKKYSDFIRYPIKMDITQSKLKEGSEEEYEDYTEEQVINSMVPIWKKNKNELSQEDYDSFYSDKHYGFDKPIKHIHISAEGTVSYKAILFIPEKIPFDFYTKEYEKGLELYSNGVLIMNKCADLLPDYFSFIKGMVDSEDLSLNISREMLQHDRQLKLIAKNIKSKVKNELENLLKNEREKYEEFYKTFGKQLKYGIYSDFGTNKELLQDLLMFYSSKDKNMVTLDEYVSRMPEEQKYIYYASGESIERIEKLPQTELVLDKGYEIFYFTDDVDEFAIKMVGTYKDKEFKSVSSGDLGIEKEENKTTDTDDKDNKELFDQMKNILADRIKTVRASTRLKNHPVCLSNDGEVTIEMEKILNSMPDNPNIKADKVLEININHQVFKSLQEAYENNKDKFKLYTDLLYNQALLIEGLPIEDPVEFTNNISKIML
- a CDS encoding formate dehydrogenase; amino-acid sequence: MSTVRHSVCPYDCPDTCGLLVEIENGRAVKIQGDPAHPFTRGTLCAKMAHYEQIVQAPGRLTRPLMRTGQKGSGQFVSISWDEAIEYIIQRWLEIIKKHGAEAILPYSFAGTMGLVQRNCGDAFFHKMGATRLLRTICSSAKGYGWKAVMGETLAPKPDEIKKSDCIILWGTNTLATNVHLTHELKEAKRRGARIFLIETYETPTAKIADRVILTRSGSDGALALGMMQYMVEAGLIDKNFIEQYVSGFDQFKDQVLSDYSLERVSLITGIAVNELESLARQYGEARAPFIVVGSGLSRYGNGAMTVRTITCLPALVGAWAKPGGGLLTSIATGSALPVNRITREDFLSKPTRIINMNKLGSVLNEVNHPPVMSLYVYHSNPVVIAPDQSKVVKGLQREDLFTIVHERFMTDTALYADLVLPATTSLEHPDIYRSYGHYCIQRTQALIPPVGQAKSNWEVFQLLAKGLGLTETYFSLSADELIDQLLDPPSSWLTDVDLSDLHEGKPIELPLQADYKMNFKTTSGKIELYNPKEVEKLPRYLEPYGGEEAYWLISSPSIYSLNSSFNELEALVKKKKGSYLLMNPDDAVDKGFIDEQEVIASNERGQVSFRLKVTPKIPRGAVVIEGLSWGKDVGKENLVNVLTSQRLTDQAEASTLYDVKVDVRPA